From Diadema setosum chromosome 5, eeDiaSeto1, whole genome shotgun sequence, the proteins below share one genomic window:
- the LOC140228441 gene encoding uncharacterized protein yields the protein MSDFAPFASPYMSSAQSQDQGPNFSTIKLVDAIQNNWRYEHIVQVIQANPGGIHEKGWHGFTPMHRAALRGDPAIISLLLEHGGDINALNDYGETPLMYACKRGNSANIATMIEAGADLDIVDHQGRKAVHHAAAGGSVQTLHYLSEVQGITFEDRDKHGQTPLHVTCLQGFQDAVKYLLRKGRSDVMWKDNYGNLPIHIAALNALSETCWTLLEMSNCKTLLAPNKEGKTPLDILKEGRSLAHQYLYKELAYWSRSRAPHLPPRGPLSSWYSLLCGPFTGFATIVAVGSLLGDYSGVAISVLTAFLVFLVSNQHHRISHISRWANPVQAGAFAAGISHTIICYVYKVLPVLWPHTVNLQLLILLPALLVMLTLYYRLLTEDPGTCKVSQTAATSGGGPGAVLTINDVAKGQCKAEAFCVTCELIMPEDAKHCRMCRRCVTGFDHHCQFLLTCIGGRNHRHFVIFILLTTLMHISFVAHAALYLFQGYAQLEWWPFLMAIFYGEGWVCALIALNAISFLGNANLSRYQLNVVSYGLTTFEVISRSRRNLPRLSSLPVTRRVRLKNIVAFLMGRPPYAKYSDSKPKVFGIVRPAFTKHCRLCQRCVENLDHHCLFILNCVGKRNHRNFVLFLLLTVTAHTTFLIHGYLYLSTFYSDAGDVTSFVMRVLQDETWVALLYGMNVYSVVWELFLIHFQLTYISVGVTTAQEYPRKPFLFQMRASDRLRNVRNFLLGGRTYTSLELYQGFSI from the exons ATGTCTGATTTCGCACCGTTTGCCTCGCCGTACATGTCTTCGGCCCAGAGCCAAGACCAAGGACCTAATTTCTCAACAATTAAACTGGTAGATGCTATCCAGAACAACTGGAGATACGAGCACATCGTTCAAGTCATCCAAGCTAATCCCGGTGGAATTCACGAGAAAG gtTGGCATGGCTTTACACCAATGCACAGAGCAGCGCTGAGAGGTGACCCTGCGATTATCTCGTTGCTGTTGGAACACGGAGGAGACATCAATGCACTTAACGATTATGGCGAAACGCCTCTCATGTACGCCTGCAAGCGTGGAAACTCGGCAAATATTGCCACCATGATCGAGGCAGGAGCCGATTTGGACATCGTAGACCACCAGGGACGCAAGGCTGTTCACCATGCTGCAGCTGGGGGAAGTGT CCAAACCCTTCATTACCTCTCTGAAGTGCAAGGAATCACCTTCGAAGACCGAGACAAACA TGGACAGACACCGCTGCATGTAACATGCTTACAAGGATTCCAAGACGCTGTCAAGTACCTGCTGAGAAAAGGG AGGTCAGATGTGATGTGGAAGGACAACTATGGCAACCTCCCGATCCACATAGCGGCCCTCAATGCCCTGTCAGAGACGTGCTGGACTCTCCTAGAAATGAGCAACTGTAAGACCCTCCTTGCCCCCAACAAGGAGGGCAAGACACCACTGGACATACTGAAGGAGGGCAGGTCTTTGGC CCACCAGTACCTGTACAAGGAGCTTGCCTACTGGTCCAGGTCCAGGGCCCCTCACCTGCCACCACGAGGCCCACTTTCCTCGTGGTACTCGCTGCTCTGTGGACCGTTTACCGGCTTCGCTACCATCGTGGCTGTTGGTTCCCTGTTGGGGGACTACAGCGGTGTTGCCATCTCAGTTCTGACTGCCTTTCTTGTCTTCCTAGTTAGTAACCAGCACCACAGAATCTCACACATCAGCAG GTGGGCAAATCCTGTGCAGGCCGGGGCTTTCGCTGCAGGAATCAGTCACACCATCATTTGCTACGTGTACAAAGTGCTACCAG TGCTCTGGCCACACACGGTCAATCTTCagctcctcatcctcctcccaGCCCTGCTGGTCATGCTGACCCTCTACTACCGCCTACTGACCGAGGACCCAGGCACCTGCAAGGTCTCCCAGACCGCCGCCACTTCAGGGGGTGGACCTGGGGCAGTGCTGACCATCAATGATGTGGCCAAGGGACAATGCAAAGCGGAAGCCTTCTGCGTGACGTGTGAA CTGATCATGCCGGAAGATGCCAAGCACTGTCGGATGTGCAGGCGCTGTGTCACCGGCTTTGACCACCATTGCCAGTTCCTCCTCACTTGCATCGGGGGGCGCAACCACCGCCATTTTGTGATCTTCATCCTCCTCACCACCCTCATGCACATCTCATTTGTCGCCCATGCCGCCCTCTACCTGTTTCAGGGCTACGCCCAGCTGGAGTGGTGGCCGTTCCTGATGGCCATCTTCTACGGCGAGGGCTGGGTCTGCGCCCTCATCGCCCTCAATGCCATTTCCTTCCTAGGCAATGCCAACCTGTCCCGCTACCAGCTCAACGTGGTCTCCTACGGACTGACCACCTTTGAGGTCATCTCAAGGTCCAGGAGGAATCTTCCGAGACTGTCCTCCCTGCCCGTCACTCGGAGGGTCAGGCTGAAGAATATTGTAGCATTTTTGATGGGGCGGCCACCCTATGCCAAATATAGTGATAGCAAGCCGAAGGTTTTCGGC ATTGTGCGGCCAGCGTTCACCAAGCACTGTCGTCTCTGCCAGCGCTGTGTGGAGAACCTGGACCACCACTGTCTCTTCATCCTCAACTGCGTCGGCAAGCGAAACCACCGCAACTttgtcctcttcctcctcctcaccGTCACGGCCCACACCACCTTCCTGATTCACGGCTATCTATATCTCTCCACCTTTTACTCGGACGCTGGAGATGTCACATCTTTCGTGATGCGCGTACTTCAGGATGAGACGTGGGTTGCTCTCTTGTATGGGATGAACGTGTACTCGGTGGTGTGGGAGCTGTTCCTCATCCACTTCCAGCTGACGTACATTTCGGTGGGCGTGACGACAGCGCAGGAGTACCCCCGCAAGCCGTTTCTTTTTCAGATGAGAGCCAGCGACAGACTGCGCAATGTCAGGAACTTCTTGCTAGGCGGGAGGACGTACACCTCCCTGGAGCTCTACCAAGGTTTCTCCATCTAG